ACTTGCGCGATACCGTCGATAAATTTGACGCCTTCTACGAGATAGTTTCCTACGCCGCCGTTTTTGACGTTGCCCGCCGCATCGGTGTAGCTGATCTCGACCGTGTATGAGCCGGCTCTGACATCGTTGCCCGCGCTATCCTTGCCGTCCCACTCGAAGGTATTGGCTCCGGCGCTAGCTTGGCCAAATTCCAGCTTTCTTACGAGTTTGCCGGTGCCGTCTTTGATATTTATCGTACCGCCTTTTGCCGCGCTTTCTAAAAATCCCGCAAATTTGACGCCCGAGCCTTCTTCTTTTACAACGCCGCTGTCGCCGATTTTAGCCATCTTGCCTAGCACTCCGACGGCGTACATATTAGTGCTATTTTTTAACTGATCGGCTAGCTTTTGCATCATTTTGTTCGTATTTTCTTGCATTTCAAGCGAAGCTAGCTGACTGGTTTGAGTTAGCATTTTTTCCGTATCCATCGGGCTTGTCGGGTCTTGATACTGAAGCTCGGTTAAAAGAAGTTTCATAAAAGCGTCCTTGTCTAGCTGGGCGTTTGGATTGGTGCCTGCGGCCTTTTGTAGGGCGTCCGCCGATTTTTTAGCGGCTTGGTTGTTTACCGTGAAGTTATTGGTTTCTAGTCCGTTTGCCATCTTTTATCCTTTAAATTTTTATATTTCAAGCAAATTTGATTCCAAATTTACACGTAGCGCGGAACGACGAGCTCTAAACGAGGCGCCGCCGCTTCGACTTGTTCTGTGCCGTCTGCGTTAAATTTTGAGCCTTTGTAGCTTTTTTGCCCTTGCTCTTTTTTTTGCTGATTTTGATCGCTAAAGTTCATCTCAAGCTCT
The sequence above is drawn from the uncultured Campylobacter sp. genome and encodes:
- a CDS encoding flagellar basal body rod modification protein, whose product is MANGLETNNFTVNNQAAKKSADALQKAAGTNPNAQLDKDAFMKLLLTELQYQDPTSPMDTEKMLTQTSQLASLEMQENTNKMMQKLADQLKNSTNMYAVGVLGKMAKIGDSGVVKEEGSGVKFAGFLESAAKGGTINIKDGTGKLVRKLEFGQASAGANTFEWDGKDSAGNDVRAGSYTVEISYTDAAGNVKNGGVGNYLVEGVKFIDGIAQVKVGGQYVSIDKVKEFTEPKKG